One region of Pseudomonas sp. B21-040 genomic DNA includes:
- a CDS encoding RHS repeat protein has protein sequence MAHIARIEQELDRFPDTLSLYREQLKRWYGQAADQASHIADLPSLMGMERIVRFGTTITTVSSGDDEFFSTVVQCQKGGKLEIESKFESVYDVPVGNIQVDVIAMDGGKITPVKLDENGKGTFTGEAGKFYRIHVNDEVTPQQVDDLFSSYDGLTAELGGWLRKEWEGFKPQWSQSTFAAAGNGLLAGGWAAVMGVWDGLSLVFDILKNPGAHLEKLGSGAQHLIDLAKQSPAAMEKAMLLASDEAALCLLFRAASLWLSALPPSEVAGKAAELASHVIVSVLIDILIALALACTVIGIPIAKAYLASRGLKYGMVLAGFAIRFIEATFNILNRFMKYVDQYKAVAARGVAGGLKKGGVLLRWDAKRNTTLKQNEHHDNAPDQAKNPNGDSADSANKTATNKCPVSMVTGEELLTLTDGSLDGLLPFDFTRLYRTSAAELDCGLGFGWSHSLSHRLEIDGDSVIWIDHENRRSAFPLPSSERPAIHNSLSRAAIYLGTEPQELILAQAGDDTRFYHFHHGQLTAISDAYANRLRITRDRQARIQRLDNGAGRALLLRYERNHLVAVDYQVFAPTQTLEASWQTEQTLVSYTYDERAQLIEATNAADESERYDYDDQHVILQRQLAGGASFFWEWERSGKAARCIRHWASFAQMDARYVWDDAGSVTVHNIDGSEEVYVHDERARLVRKVDLDGGEQLKAYDEQGRLIAEQDALGAVTEYRYDEVGRLVALIPPEDEPTAYEYRNGFLHARYRGQAIWKYHRNAQGDVTEATDPDGQTTHYHYDAQGRLLSIRYPDTSRHVFVWNALGQLLEETLPDGGQRRFSYDALGRQLTRQDEHGAVTKYQWDAVGRLIQTTLPTGASRAYSYNAYGKVTAERDELGRVTRYEYVDDLHLVSRRLNADGTQLKYRYDNAQLLLTEIENESGEKYQLDYTPSGLIRQETGFDGQRTAYAYDLNGHLLEKSEFGADGSQLITAYERDSAGRLLVKTLPDGLKVEYRYDSLGRLISVDDGHDHPLEFEYDRQDRLITEHQGWGTLRYAYDACGLLTRLRLPDNSKLDYHHAKGGTLTAVDLNDTRLTSHQFAFGREQRRQQGQLLSEYAYDDQGRLQAHAVSQRQKSLYRRDFAYSANGNLDSIADTRHGQRNYQYDPLNRLTGVRHTRDDPPESFAHDPAGNLLMQDRPGAAKVQGNRLLLQGDRHYDYDAFGNLIRERRGTGQKLVTEYRYDCQHRLIGVTTPDRRTASYRYDAFGRRIAKTVDGHTTEFFWQGDNLIAESSREHYRSYVYEPGSFRPLAMLDGKGPHKACPFYYQLDHLGTPQELTDFGGEIVWSAKYNAYGKVTRLAFGGGEQLEQPLRFQGQYFDAESGLHYNRHRYYDPDVGRYLTPDPIKLAGGLNQYQYTPNPTGWVDPLGLSGNCPPPNKSGCEAPDDTTGARVDEGESKLPKPKTRPQNFADEEKLIGHYEKHGAEFKAMSKEEYLLIARDVVNHGTRVEYVYKGEIRAGYLQLIGNNRKGEAKFAFVGTNDKQEITTLHTKSGKEFWKTINGDARDKVVRPAND, from the coding sequence ATGGCGCACATCGCCCGCATCGAGCAGGAGCTCGACCGTTTTCCGGACACCTTGTCTCTCTACCGTGAACAGCTGAAACGCTGGTATGGTCAAGCGGCAGACCAAGCCAGTCACATTGCTGATTTGCCTTCGCTGATGGGTATGGAACGGATCGTCCGATTCGGCACCACCATCACCACGGTGAGCAGTGGCGACGACGAGTTTTTCTCTACCGTCGTGCAATGCCAGAAGGGCGGAAAGCTAGAAATCGAGAGCAAGTTTGAATCGGTTTATGACGTTCCCGTGGGGAATATTCAGGTCGATGTAATTGCCATGGATGGCGGCAAGATCACACCGGTCAAGCTCGATGAAAATGGCAAAGGGACTTTCACGGGGGAAGCGGGCAAGTTCTATCGCATCCACGTCAACGACGAAGTAACACCGCAGCAAGTCGATGATCTTTTCTCTTCTTACGACGGTCTGACCGCAGAACTGGGGGGCTGGTTACGCAAAGAATGGGAAGGGTTTAAGCCGCAGTGGTCGCAGTCGACTTTTGCGGCTGCCGGGAATGGATTGCTGGCGGGAGGATGGGCCGCGGTCATGGGGGTTTGGGATGGCCTGAGCCTTGTCTTTGACATCCTCAAAAATCCAGGCGCTCACCTTGAAAAGCTTGGCAGCGGTGCGCAGCACCTCATCGATCTGGCGAAGCAATCTCCTGCAGCGATGGAAAAAGCCATGCTGCTGGCCAGTGATGAAGCGGCGCTTTGTCTGCTGTTTCGCGCTGCCAGTCTGTGGTTGTCGGCGTTACCACCCAGTGAAGTGGCAGGTAAGGCGGCAGAGCTGGCCAGCCACGTCATCGTCTCGGTGTTGATCGATATTCTGATTGCTTTGGCGTTGGCCTGTACGGTGATAGGTATACCCATCGCCAAAGCCTATTTAGCATCTCGCGGGCTCAAGTACGGGATGGTGTTGGCCGGTTTCGCGATCCGTTTCATCGAGGCCACCTTCAACATCCTCAACCGCTTCATGAAGTACGTCGACCAGTACAAAGCCGTCGCCGCACGCGGTGTTGCTGGGGGGCTGAAAAAAGGTGGAGTGTTGTTGCGCTGGGATGCCAAACGCAACACCACCCTCAAGCAAAACGAACATCACGACAACGCCCCGGATCAGGCGAAAAACCCCAACGGCGACTCAGCCGATTCTGCCAACAAAACCGCCACCAACAAATGCCCGGTGTCGATGGTCACTGGCGAAGAACTGCTGACCCTCACCGACGGTTCGCTGGACGGCCTCCTGCCGTTCGACTTCACCCGGCTCTATCGCACCAGCGCCGCCGAGCTCGATTGCGGCCTCGGTTTCGGCTGGAGTCATTCCTTATCCCATCGACTGGAAATCGATGGCGACAGCGTCATCTGGATTGACCACGAAAACCGTCGCAGCGCTTTCCCACTGCCGAGCAGCGAGCGTCCGGCCATCCACAACAGCCTGTCGCGTGCGGCGATTTACCTCGGTACTGAACCGCAAGAACTGATCCTCGCCCAGGCCGGCGACGACACGCGCTTTTACCATTTTCACCACGGCCAACTCACGGCGATCAGTGACGCCTACGCCAACCGCTTGCGCATCACCCGCGACCGCCAGGCGCGCATTCAGCGCCTCGACAACGGCGCCGGTCGCGCCTTGCTGTTGCGTTATGAACGCAATCATCTGGTCGCCGTCGACTATCAGGTGTTTGCCCCGACGCAGACCCTCGAAGCGTCCTGGCAGACCGAGCAAACATTGGTCAGTTACACCTACGACGAACGCGCACAGCTTATCGAAGCGACCAACGCCGCCGACGAAAGCGAGCGCTACGACTACGACGACCAGCACGTCATCCTCCAGCGGCAACTGGCCGGCGGGGCGAGTTTTTTCTGGGAGTGGGAGCGCTCCGGCAAGGCGGCACGCTGCATCCGCCACTGGGCCTCGTTCGCGCAGATGGACGCGCGCTATGTCTGGGATGACGCCGGTAGCGTCACCGTCCACAACATCGATGGCAGCGAAGAAGTTTACGTCCACGACGAGCGTGCGCGGCTGGTGCGCAAGGTCGACCTGGACGGTGGCGAACAGCTCAAGGCCTACGACGAGCAAGGGCGGCTGATCGCCGAGCAGGATGCGCTCGGCGCCGTCACCGAATACCGCTATGACGAAGTCGGACGCCTGGTGGCGCTGATTCCGCCAGAAGACGAGCCAACGGCCTACGAGTACCGCAACGGTTTCCTGCATGCGCGCTATCGCGGCCAAGCCATTTGGAAGTACCACCGTAACGCTCAGGGCGACGTCACTGAAGCGACCGACCCCGATGGCCAAACCACCCATTACCACTACGATGCCCAAGGACGTTTGCTGTCGATCCGCTACCCGGACACCAGCCGCCATGTATTCGTCTGGAATGCCTTGGGGCAATTGCTCGAAGAGACCTTGCCGGACGGTGGTCAACGGCGCTTTTCCTACGATGCCTTGGGGCGGCAGCTTACCCGTCAGGACGAACATGGCGCCGTCACGAAGTACCAATGGGACGCCGTCGGTCGACTGATCCAGACGACCCTGCCGACAGGCGCCAGTCGCGCCTATAGCTACAACGCCTACGGAAAAGTCACCGCCGAACGCGACGAACTGGGGCGCGTCACGCGTTACGAGTACGTCGACGATCTGCACCTGGTCAGCCGCCGTCTCAACGCCGATGGCACTCAGCTGAAATATCGCTACGACAACGCGCAGCTGTTACTCACGGAAATCGAGAACGAATCCGGTGAAAAATATCAGCTGGACTACACGCCCAGCGGCCTGATCCGACAGGAAACCGGCTTCGACGGCCAACGCACGGCGTACGCCTACGACCTCAATGGCCACCTGCTGGAGAAAAGCGAGTTCGGCGCTGACGGTTCGCAGCTAATCACCGCTTACGAGCGGGATTCGGCCGGCCGATTGCTGGTGAAAACACTGCCCGACGGCCTCAAGGTCGAGTACCGCTATGACAGCCTCGGCCGGCTGATTAGCGTCGACGACGGCCACGACCACCCGCTGGAATTCGAGTACGACCGACAGGACCGGCTGATCACCGAACATCAGGGCTGGGGCACGCTGCGTTATGCCTACGACGCCTGCGGCCTGCTCACGCGCCTGCGCCTGCCGGACAACAGCAAACTCGACTACCACCACGCCAAGGGCGGTACGCTGACCGCCGTCGACCTCAACGACACGCGGCTCACCAGCCATCAGTTTGCCTTCGGTCGCGAGCAGCGTCGCCAGCAAGGCCAGTTGCTCAGCGAATATGCCTACGACGATCAGGGTCGTTTGCAGGCTCACGCTGTCAGCCAACGGCAGAAATCGCTGTATCGACGCGATTTTGCCTACAGCGCCAACGGCAATCTCGACAGCATTGCCGACACCCGCCACGGCCAGCGCAATTACCAATACGACCCGCTCAACCGCCTGACGGGCGTGCGCCACACTCGCGACGACCCACCGGAAAGCTTCGCCCACGACCCGGCCGGCAACCTGCTGATGCAGGACCGACCCGGCGCCGCCAAAGTGCAGGGCAATCGCCTGCTCCTGCAAGGCGACCGCCACTACGATTACGACGCCTTCGGCAACCTGATCCGCGAACGCCGCGGCACCGGGCAAAAACTCGTCACGGAATACCGCTACGACTGCCAACACCGCTTGATCGGCGTCACCACCCCGGACCGTCGCACCGCCAGCTACCGCTATGACGCCTTCGGCCGCCGCATCGCCAAAACCGTCGACGGCCACACCACCGAATTCTTCTGGCAAGGCGATAACCTCATCGCCGAAAGCAGCCGCGAACACTACCGCAGCTACGTCTACGAACCCGGCAGCTTCCGCCCGCTGGCGATGCTCGACGGCAAAGGCCCACACAAGGCCTGCCCGTTCTACTACCAACTCGACCACCTCGGCACGCCGCAGGAACTGACCGATTTTGGCGGCGAAATCGTCTGGTCGGCGAAGTACAACGCCTACGGCAAAGTCACGCGCCTGGCGTTCGGCGGAGGCGAGCAGCTTGAGCAGCCGCTACGGTTTCAGGGGCAATACTTCGACGCCGAGAGCGGCCTGCACTACAACCGGCATCGGTACTATGATCCGGATGTTGGACGGTACCTGACGCCGGACCCGATCAAGTTGGCGGGTGGGCTGAACCAGTACCAGTACACGCCGAATCCGACGGGATGGGTTGATCCGTTGGGGTTGAGCGGGAACTGCCCGCCACCGAATAAATCTGGGTGTGAGGCGCCGGATGATACGACTGGCGCTAGGGTTGATGAGGGTGAGTCCAAGTTACCTAAGCCAAAAACACGCCCTCAAAACTTTGCTGATGAAGAAAAGCTGATTGGGCACTATGAAAAGCATGGCGCAGAATTTAAGGCTATGAGCAAGGAAGAATATTTACTTATAGCCCGTGACGTTGTGAATCATGGCACCCGTGTGGAGTACGTATACAAAGGCGAAATTCGAGCGGGGTATTTACAGTTGATAGGTAATAATCGAAAAGGCGAGGCAAAATTCGCTTTTGTCGGCACAAACGATAAGCAGGAAATTACGACGTTACACACAAAAAGTGGAAAGGAATTCTGGAAAACTATAAATGGTGATGCTCGCGATAAAGTAGTGAGGCCGGCGAATGACTAA